From Hydrogenothermus marinus, one genomic window encodes:
- the der gene encoding ribosome biogenesis GTPase Der, with protein sequence MYRVAIVGRPNVGKSSLFNRIIGKRKAIVEDIPGVTRDRLISTTDWRNIPFEIVDTGGYIQSDTDKFAPYIRKEIEKELENADAFILVVDGQTGLTEADKDIARILHKTEKPVYVAVNKIDNPEKEDNIYEFYELGFDKIFPISTIQKMGVADLLDQIIEDIPDYEREALKENKEKETKSDFIKVALVGKPNAGKSSLLNAILGEERALVSNIPGTTRDTVDTIFEKDGQKFLFLDTAGLRKKKNIDYGIEFFSVGRTLESIKKADVVVLVIDAEQGATEQDQKIAHLIQKYYKPAIIAVNKIDRLPKRKDILKALETQIREKLYFLPYAPIIFVSAKKKINIDKLLNEIIEVYNQAWKRVGTGKLNRALKQLQTLQAPPTYQGKPLKIYYGTQLEGKPPAFLLFVNYPQGFKANYVKYLENNLRKLLGLEKTPMKLILRDRHIEKK encoded by the coding sequence ATGTATAGAGTAGCCATAGTTGGAAGGCCAAATGTTGGTAAATCTTCCTTGTTTAATAGAATAATAGGAAAAAGAAAAGCAATAGTTGAAGATATTCCGGGAGTTACAAGGGATAGATTAATTTCAACTACTGATTGGAGGAATATTCCTTTTGAAATTGTAGACACTGGCGGATATATCCAATCAGATACAGATAAATTTGCACCTTATATAAGAAAAGAGATAGAAAAAGAGTTAGAAAATGCAGATGCTTTTATTTTGGTGGTAGATGGGCAAACAGGACTGACAGAAGCTGACAAAGATATAGCAAGAATATTACATAAAACAGAAAAACCTGTTTATGTAGCAGTTAATAAAATAGACAATCCAGAAAAGGAAGATAATATATATGAATTTTATGAACTTGGATTTGATAAAATCTTTCCTATTTCTACTATTCAAAAAATGGGAGTAGCTGATCTTTTAGATCAAATAATAGAAGATATTCCTGATTATGAAAGGGAAGCTTTAAAAGAAAATAAAGAAAAAGAAACTAAATCAGATTTTATAAAAGTAGCATTAGTAGGAAAACCAAATGCTGGAAAATCTTCTTTATTAAATGCAATACTTGGAGAAGAAAGAGCTTTAGTTTCTAACATCCCTGGAACTACAAGAGATACAGTAGATACAATCTTTGAAAAAGATGGACAAAAATTTTTATTCTTAGATACTGCAGGGCTTAGGAAAAAGAAAAATATAGATTATGGAATAGAATTTTTCAGTGTAGGAAGAACCTTAGAATCTATAAAAAAAGCAGATGTAGTAGTATTAGTAATAGATGCTGAGCAAGGAGCAACAGAACAAGATCAAAAAATAGCTCATCTTATTCAAAAGTATTATAAACCTGCTATCATAGCAGTAAATAAAATAGATAGACTTCCAAAAAGAAAAGATATTTTAAAAGCTTTAGAAACTCAAATTAGAGAAAAACTTTATTTCTTACCATATGCACCAATTATTTTTGTTTCTGCCAAGAAAAAAATAAATATAGATAAATTATTAAATGAAATTATTGAAGTATATAATCAAGCTTGGAAAAGAGTTGGTACAGGAAAATTAAATAGAGCATTAAAACAACTTCAAACTTTACAAGCTCCTCCTACTTATCAAGGAAAACCTTTAAAGATATATTATGGTACTCAACTTGAAGGAAAACCACCTGCATTTTTACTTTTTGTTAATTATCCTCAAGGATTTAAAGCAAATTATGTTAAATATCTGGAAAATAACTTAAGAAAATTACTTGGATTAGAAAAAACACCTATGAAGTTAATCCTTAGAGACAGACATATAGAAAAGAAATAA
- a CDS encoding Hsp20/alpha crystallin family protein: MDRRNLPAFGGWNPFRELARIENELNRLFTDVFPAQKDISEVQVWAPRVDIYEKDNNIVVEAEIPGAKKEDIEVKIKENNLVIRGEVKKEEEKKDENYYRSERFYGKFERVIPLPAEVKAEEAKAEVKDGILKVIIPKETSEKEIKVELK, encoded by the coding sequence ATTTGGAGGATGGAATCCATTTAGAGAACTTGCAAGAATTGAAAATGAACTTAACAGATTATTTACAGATGTATTTCCAGCACAAAAAGATATTTCAGAAGTTCAAGTTTGGGCTCCAAGAGTAGATATTTACGAAAAAGACAACAATATAGTTGTAGAAGCGGAAATACCAGGTGCTAAAAAAGAAGATATTGAAGTAAAAATCAAAGAAAACAACTTGGTAATAAGAGGAGAAGTTAAAAAAGAAGAAGAGAAAAAAGATGAAAACTATTACAGAAGTGAAAGATTTTATGGAAAATTTGAAAGAGTAATACCTTTACCAGCAGAAGTAAAAGCCGAAGAAGCTAAAGCTGAAGTGAAAGATGGAATCTTAAAAGTAATTATTCCAAAAGAAACATCAGAAAAAGAAATAAAAGTAGAACTTAAGTAA
- the trpE gene encoding anthranilate synthase component I, translating into MSVSLSLDSFKKLANNYNVIPIWKEIVSDIDTPLSVFLKIKSEDRFNFLFESVEQGENIGRYSFIGSSKSVYIKSKKSFIESYNQGKVEIKETKDPLEEIKTIIKNFKPYKDENLPPFWGGIVGYIGYDVIHFYEPIPDIKPDTLKLPDIFFFLSDEVIAFDNINKKIKIIVSAFIDENSDIEKLYEESIKKINEIESKLEEEKNIKRLSIKEISSVKIENWKSNFKKEDFLNAVKKAKDYIREGDIIQVVISQRFSKRLNTEPLNIYRAIRIINPSPYLFYLDLKDIKLIGSSPEILVSVKDGKIFTKPIAGTRPRGKTTEEDEKLEKELLSDEKEKAEHLMLVDLARNDVGKVAKAKSVNVDRFMYIERYSHVMHIVSDVSGQLRKDLHPIDVLKSVFPVGTVSGAPKVRAMQIIEELEPDKRGPYAGAVGYISFDGNLDTAIAIRTAIVQGENIYIQAGAGIVADSIPEKEYEETVNKAKGMIKAVEIAENS; encoded by the coding sequence ATGTCTGTAAGTTTATCCTTAGATAGTTTTAAAAAATTAGCAAATAACTATAATGTTATACCTATATGGAAAGAAATTGTTTCGGATATTGATACACCTTTATCTGTATTTTTAAAAATAAAATCAGAAGATAGATTTAATTTCTTGTTTGAAAGTGTAGAACAAGGTGAAAATATTGGAAGATATTCATTTATAGGTTCATCAAAATCTGTATATATAAAATCTAAGAAAAGTTTTATAGAAAGTTACAATCAAGGGAAAGTAGAAATAAAAGAAACTAAAGATCCATTAGAAGAAATAAAAACTATTATAAAAAATTTCAAACCATATAAAGATGAAAATCTACCTCCTTTCTGGGGCGGTATTGTAGGATATATAGGATATGACGTTATACACTTTTATGAGCCTATTCCTGATATAAAGCCTGATACTTTAAAACTTCCTGATATATTCTTTTTCTTAAGTGATGAAGTTATAGCTTTTGATAATATTAACAAAAAAATTAAGATAATAGTCTCTGCATTTATTGATGAAAATTCAGATATAGAAAAACTTTATGAAGAAAGTATTAAAAAAATAAATGAAATAGAATCTAAGTTAGAAGAAGAAAAAAATATAAAAAGATTATCAATTAAGGAAATTTCTTCAGTTAAAATAGAAAACTGGAAATCTAATTTCAAAAAAGAAGATTTTCTAAATGCTGTAAAAAAGGCTAAAGATTATATAAGAGAAGGTGATATTATTCAAGTAGTAATATCCCAAAGATTTTCTAAAAGATTAAATACTGAACCTTTAAATATTTATAGAGCTATTAGAATCATAAATCCATCTCCTTATCTTTTTTATCTTGATTTAAAAGATATAAAGCTTATAGGTTCTTCTCCAGAAATACTTGTTTCTGTAAAAGATGGAAAGATATTTACTAAACCTATAGCAGGTACAAGACCAAGAGGAAAAACTACAGAAGAAGATGAGAAGCTTGAAAAAGAGCTTTTATCAGATGAAAAAGAAAAAGCAGAGCATTTAATGCTTGTTGACCTTGCAAGAAATGATGTTGGTAAAGTAGCAAAAGCTAAATCTGTTAATGTAGATAGATTTATGTATATAGAGAGATATTCTCATGTAATGCATATAGTTTCTGATGTGTCAGGGCAATTAAGAAAAGATTTACATCCAATAGATGTTTTAAAATCAGTTTTTCCTGTAGGAACTGTAAGTGGTGCTCCAAAAGTTAGAGCTATGCAGATAATAGAAGAACTTGAGCCAGATAAAAGAGGGCCTTATGCAGGAGCAGTAGGATATATATCTTTTGATGGAAATCTTGATACTGCAATAGCAATAAGAACAGCTATAGTTCAAGGAGAAAATATATATATTCAAGCTGGAGCTGGAATTGTAGCAGATAGTATTCCTGAAAAAGAGTATGAAGAGACAGTTAATAAAGCAAAAGGAATGATAAAAGCAGTAGAAATTGCTGAAAATAGTTAG
- a CDS encoding rhodanese-like domain-containing protein, which produces MRYILTILAFLNISFAYENLNPKQFYNLLNKTKDAILLDVRTPQEFYQEGHIPNANLIPVQLFKYIFLAGKGIKERPVFVYCRSGNRSAIASKLLEKWGVKKVYNLNGGILNWKKENLPIEK; this is translated from the coding sequence ATGAGATATATTTTAACTATTTTAGCATTTTTAAATATATCTTTTGCTTATGAAAATTTAAATCCAAAACAGTTTTACAATTTATTAAATAAAACAAAAGATGCAATACTTTTAGACGTAAGAACTCCTCAGGAGTTTTACCAAGAAGGACATATTCCAAATGCTAATTTAATTCCAGTTCAGCTTTTTAAATATATATTTTTAGCAGGGAAAGGAATAAAAGAAAGACCTGTATTTGTATATTGTAGAAGTGGTAATAGAAGTGCAATAGCATCAAAACTTTTAGAGAAGTGGGGAGTAAAAAAGGTTTATAATCTAAATGGTGGCATATTAAACTGGAAAAAAGAAAATCTTCCTATAGAAAAATAA